From candidate division WOR-3 bacterium, one genomic window encodes:
- a CDS encoding TrkH family potassium uptake protein → MKLFRRLRVIKSSKPEPSWLNKFSWVTTGFVALTLLAVILFKGYRVPFWGVEDVLIRFSTVIAGLLTLTEIATHWILYFSHLNIGPNRWLQLILGVLLIIGLLLPVLALSLILLYQIITITNRLSKKGVFFNLISKMRQQAVLSLILSFTGLIALGTLFLTFPAATTDGRGAPFVDALFTATSATCVTGLIVRDTGTYFTTFGQVIILVLIQLGGLGIMTFSTSIAIILGHRLAPGERRLVSEMVETPRDIDIARTIRYIFLFTILAEGLGCAILFFRWLPSFPTIGLSFYNALFHSISAFCNAGFSTFNDSLIRYQGDFLVNITFISLIVFGGLGFAVVHELISKHTLRQSIRTTLRSLTVHAKLVIITTLILIFSGALLFFFIEYDRSLAQMPIGTKLLASLFQSVTARTAGFNTVPINLLHRATLFILTILMFIGASPGGTGGGIKTTTFAILLLALRARLSNDEDIVIGGRTIGRDAIYRAVAILTAAVCAVCLVFFILLFIEPHPFEEVLFETVSAFGTVGLSTGITSSLKTASRLVIIILMFVGRVGPLTLALAMAAPKTRRPISYPQARIMVG, encoded by the coding sequence TGAAATTATTTAGACGATTACGGGTCATCAAAAGTAGCAAACCGGAACCGTCCTGGCTCAATAAATTTTCCTGGGTCACGACCGGTTTTGTGGCACTTACCCTCCTTGCCGTAATTCTATTTAAGGGGTATCGGGTACCGTTCTGGGGCGTTGAAGATGTGTTAATTCGGTTCTCAACGGTCATCGCCGGCCTGCTGACTTTAACCGAAATCGCTACGCACTGGATTTTGTATTTCTCGCACCTGAACATTGGCCCGAATCGCTGGTTGCAGTTGATATTAGGGGTTCTACTAATTATCGGACTACTTCTGCCCGTCCTCGCTTTATCACTCATCCTGCTCTATCAGATAATCACAATTACCAATCGCCTGTCAAAGAAAGGGGTTTTCTTCAACCTTATCAGTAAGATGCGCCAGCAAGCGGTTCTCTCCCTGATACTTAGCTTTACCGGCTTAATCGCACTGGGAACCCTGTTTTTAACCTTTCCCGCGGCAACAACCGATGGCCGCGGTGCGCCTTTTGTTGACGCCCTGTTCACCGCCACATCGGCAACCTGTGTCACGGGTCTCATTGTCCGGGACACCGGTACCTACTTTACCACTTTTGGCCAGGTGATAATCCTTGTCCTTATCCAACTGGGAGGATTGGGCATTATGACCTTTTCCACCAGTATCGCCATTATCCTGGGCCACCGCCTCGCACCAGGCGAACGCCGCCTTGTATCGGAAATGGTGGAAACTCCGCGCGATATCGATATCGCCCGAACCATCCGTTACATTTTCCTTTTTACCATCCTTGCCGAGGGTTTGGGCTGTGCCATTCTGTTTTTCCGCTGGCTCCCCAGCTTTCCTACAATAGGGTTGTCATTTTACAACGCCCTGTTCCACTCTATATCGGCATTCTGTAATGCCGGCTTTTCCACCTTTAATGACTCACTCATCCGTTACCAGGGCGATTTCCTCGTCAACATCACCTTCATATCCCTGATTGTATTCGGCGGACTGGGGTTTGCGGTGGTGCACGAACTAATCAGTAAGCATACCCTGCGCCAGAGCATCCGGACAACATTGCGTTCCCTTACGGTCCACGCAAAACTGGTCATCATCACCACCCTCATCCTCATCTTCTCGGGCGCACTACTGTTCTTTTTCATCGAATACGACCGGTCATTGGCGCAAATGCCCATCGGGACAAAACTGCTCGCCAGCCTTTTTCAGTCCGTAACCGCTCGCACCGCCGGATTCAATACCGTGCCGATAAATTTATTGCACCGGGCAACACTTTTTATTCTCACCATTCTGATGTTTATTGGCGCTTCACCCGGTGGCACCGGCGGCGGTATCAAAACCACAACCTTTGCTATCCTGCTCCTCGCCTTAAGGGCGCGGCTTTCAAACGACGAAGACATTGTCATCGGTGGCAGAACCATTGGCCGGGACGCAATCTATCGCGCCGTTGCCATTCTTACCGCCGCCGTTTGTGCGGTCTGCCTGGTGTTCTTTATCCTCTTGTTCATTGAACCCCATCCCTTTGAAGAAGTTCTATTTGAAACGGTATCGGCATTTGGCACCGTGGGGCTTTCCACAGGCATAACTTCATCCTTGAAAACCGCCAGCCGGTTGGTTATTATCATTTT